A stretch of the Papaver somniferum cultivar HN1 chromosome 6, ASM357369v1, whole genome shotgun sequence genome encodes the following:
- the LOC113290660 gene encoding uncharacterized protein LOC113290660, whose protein sequence is MGKVLGTPIVVDQRTLNLEYGNFASVLVDVDFAKHIPSRIKITAGGRTFWQYLEIPRAPKFCMKCCIIGNNDDECRRQTKGDDNSSKADTTAKGDSSKGWQTARNRRQRKGKNAENFPGGDNASKDAEHDASKNAEQDGVLAVLPGEVEENAIGVEETNQLENELASSEAVFHAASVALEKAKQALAEKGVLASRLPVGEIGTSAKKGCDVVVDNIENLTRYKAINENDCVFSPNKFNVLSAELGLDSVQQSNEQREESSDEEITPEKASSGVRGSKWSDIPVEQPKKSRKPVRIRISNDQKSTSQQSTNKESKSDSETEINDLGIRVRKGFSPVILKRNSDRIPDASNNSKNIVS, encoded by the exons atggggAAGGTATTAGGCACTCCCATTGTAGTTGATCAGAGAACTCTTAATCTAGAATATGGTAACTTTGCCTCAGTTTTGGTGGATGTGGATTTTGCGAAGCACATTCCTAGTAGAATCAAGATTACAGCTGGGGGACGTACTTTCTGGCAATACTTGGAGATTCCACGGGCTCcaaaattctgtatgaagtgctgcattaTTGGGAACAATGATGATGAGTGCAGGAGGCAAACAAAGGGTGATGATAACTCTTCAAAGGCTGATACTACAGCAAAGGGAGATTCTTCCAAAGGCTGGCAAACTGCTAGGAATAGGAGGCAGCGTAAAGGAAAGAATGCTGAGAACTTTCCTGGTGGTGATAATGCTTCAAAAGATGCGGAGCATGATGCTTCAAAAAATGCGGAACAAGATGGTGTTCTTGCTGTGTTACCAGGTGAAGTAGAGGAGAATGCTATTGGTGTGGAGGAAACCAATCAGCTTGAGAATGAGCTAGCTTCTTCTGAAGCTGTTTTTCATGCAGCGTCTGTAGCTTTAGAGAAAGCAAAACAGGCGTTAGCTGAGAAAGGAGTATTAGCTAGTAGGTTACCAGTGGGTGAAATTGGAACCTCAGCTAA GAAGGGATGTGATGTTGTGGTGgacaatattgagaatttgactcGCTACAAAGCTATTAATGAGAATGATTGTGTGTTTTCTCCTAATAAATTCAATGTTTTGTCTGCTGAGTTGGGGTTGGATTCTGTGCAGCAATCCAATGAGCAAAGGGAGGAGAGTTCAGATGAAGAAATCACTCCAGAGAAGGCTTCGTCAGGTGTTAGGGGGTCTAAATGGTCTGACATACCCGTGGAGCAGCCAAAGAAATCAAGGAAacctgttaggattcggatttctAATGATCAGAAAAGTACTTCTCAACAAAGTACAAATAAGGAGTCCAAGTCTGATTCGGAAACTGAGATCAATGATTTGGGAATTCGAGTTAGAAAGGGATTCTCCCCAGTTATACTTAAACGGAATTCTGATAGGATTCCTGATGCTAGTAATAATTCAAAGAATATAGTTTCCTAA